In the genome of Fusobacterium necrogenes, one region contains:
- a CDS encoding tetratricopeptide repeat protein: protein MKNKIINIIILLVFFGIEIYNFKENYNTISFDSLRSNFWLFHMGISAIYIVISTYILKADIGYYDLILFFLPLVGGIILLCELVFSIFKDEIKNNIEEAYDMEKYIKDSVEEQLELQKSLNTIAAYDSLNVKTTEEKKKFIFEFNPPNIDFKVEILEKALKDEDINVIHYAAVELNRIDVELQKNIKEAEKTGDKYKLYQAYREYINSGILKNFMLTFYLEKTLDLLLELSGEKGELREELLTIYERLDKKDEYEKLLQNLIAESEKRELVELMLEFLYKENRYEEMLKYYKKYSNSGAVLPEIFQGEVSQ from the coding sequence ATGAAAAATAAGATTATAAATATAATTATTCTTCTAGTTTTTTTTGGGATAGAGATATACAATTTTAAAGAAAACTATAATACTATCTCTTTTGACAGTTTAAGAAGTAATTTTTGGCTATTTCATATGGGAATATCTGCTATCTATATAGTAATTAGTACCTATATATTAAAAGCTGATATAGGATATTATGACTTGATTTTATTTTTTCTTCCTCTTGTAGGAGGGATTATTCTTCTGTGTGAGCTGGTATTTTCCATTTTTAAAGATGAGATAAAAAATAATATAGAGGAAGCTTATGATATGGAAAAATATATAAAAGATAGTGTAGAAGAGCAATTGGAATTACAAAAAAGTTTAAATACCATAGCTGCCTATGACTCTCTTAATGTAAAAACAACAGAGGAAAAGAAAAAATTTATATTTGAATTTAATCCACCTAATATAGATTTTAAAGTTGAGATATTAGAAAAAGCATTAAAAGATGAGGATATAAATGTTATACACTATGCTGCTGTAGAATTAAATCGAATAGATGTAGAATTACAAAAAAATATAAAGGAAGCAGAGAAAACAGGGGATAAGTATAAACTATATCAAGCTTATAGAGAGTATATAAATTCAGGGATATTAAAAAATTTTATGCTGACTTTCTATTTAGAAAAGACTTTAGACTTACTTTTAGAATTAAGTGGAGAGAAGGGGGAGCTAAGGGAGGAGTTACTAACTATTTATGAGAGATTGGATAAAAAAGATGAATATGAAAAACTTTTACAAAATCTTATAGCTGAAAGTGAAAAAAGAGAGTTAGTAGAACTGATGTTAGAATTTCTTTATAAAGAGAATAGATATGAGGAGATGTTGAAATATTATAAAAAATATTCAAACTCAGGAGCAGTATTGCCTGAAATTTTTCAAGGGGAGGTAAGCCAATGA